A window from Oncorhynchus mykiss isolate Arlee chromosome 9, USDA_OmykA_1.1, whole genome shotgun sequence encodes these proteins:
- the LOC110532296 gene encoding myosin-7 isoform X1, with amino-acid sequence MSRFSETKDFGDAASFLRLTNLEALAARTLAFDGTKRVWIPNEKEAYIEVEVKELDGDKATVETKDGRTLVVKEDDIQQTNPPKFDMIEDMAMLTNLNEASVLFNLTRRYSMWMIYTYSGLFCVTINPYKYLPVYSSDVIAAYKGKRRNETPPHIYAIADNAYNDMLRNCENQSMLITGESGAGKTVNTKRVIQYFAIVAALGDAAKTGGTLEDQIIAANPAMEAFGNAKTLRNDNSSRFGKFIRIHFGPTGKLASADIDIYLLEKSRVVFQQPEERSYHIYYQILSHKKPELQDILLISTNPFDYHFCSQGVTKVENMNDEEELLATDHAMDSLGFTPEEKYGCYKIVGAIMHFGNMKFKTVQREEQAEADGTESADKASYLMGISSADLIKGLLHPRVKVGNEYIIKGQTVEQVNYSVGALAKSTYDRMFKWMVGRINNSLYTALPRQFFIGVLDIAGFEIFAFNNFEQLCINFTNEKLQQYFNHHMFILEQEEYKREGIDWTFIDFGLDLQACINLIEKSMGILSILEEECMFPKATDVSFKTKLYDNHVGKSPNFLKPRLDKKRKYETHFELVHYAGVVPYNISGWLDKNKDPLNETIVTCFQKSSNKLLASLFENFISSDAAADPKTEARGKRKKGVSFQTVSQLHKENLNKLMANLRSTQPHFVRCIIPNESKTPGGLEPFQVLHQLRCNGVLEGIRICRKGFPNRILYAEFKQRYRILNPMVIPEDSFVDSRKAVEKLLGSLDIDHTQYKFGITKVFFKAGLLGLLEDMRDERLSEILTMLQAMLRGKLMRMERRKMMDKREAIEVIQWNIRAFAAVKNWPWMMLFFKLRPLLRSATAEKELAALKEEFAKLKEAFGKSETKRKEVEERQVALIQEKNDLALQLQAEQDNLADAEDRCDLLIKAKLQLEAKIKELMERLEDEEEMNASLTANKRKLEDECAELKKDIDDLEITLAKVEKERHGTENKVKNLMEEIGVLDKSILSLTKEKKALQEAHQQALTDLQVEEDKVNMLNKAKIKLEQQVDDLEGSLEQEKKVRMDLERIKRKLEGDLKLSMESVMDLENDKQQLEEKLKKRDFEMSQFSSKVEDEQALVIQLQKKIKELQTRIEEVEEELEAERLWRTKAEKQRGDVSRELEELSERLEEAGGASAAQIAMNKKREQDFLKMRRDLEEAGLHHEATAAALRRKHADSVAELGGQIDMLQRVKQKLEKEKAEYRMEAEDLDSNLERLSKSKATTEKMCHLYEDQMNEARAKVEELQRQLTDISNQRACAVTESSEYSRRLEEQEAMVSQLQRTKISFSQNTEELKKQLEEENKAKNALAHALQSSRHDCDLLREQYEQEQEAKSELQQALVKANAEVAQWRTKYEIDAIQRTEELEETKKKLAVRLQNTEEAVETSHAKCSSLEKTKHRLQTEIEDLMVDLERSNAAALALDKRQRNFDKVLSEWRQKYEDCQSELESSQKESRSLSTELFKLKNSYEEAIDHLETLKRESKNLQEEIADLADQISQGGKTIHELERMKKVLDVEKSDIKAALEEAEGTLEHEESKTLRVQLELNQFKTEVDRKIAEKDEEIDSLRRNHQRSLESLQTTLETEARSRNEAVRLKKKMEGDMNEMEVQLNHANRHAAEYQRLLHHLQGQIKDLQLELDGRIHQNEELKEQWGLTERRNNLLVAEVQELCIVVEQTDRGRKMAEHELLEATERVNLLHAQNTSLINHKKKMECDLSMLAGEVDEAGQECRNAEEKAKKAITDAAMMAEELKKEQDTSSHLERMKKNMEQTIKDLQLRLDEAEQIALKGGKKQIQKLEIRMRDLESELLCEQKKSEDFQKGVRKYERRVKELSYQAEEDRKNLLRMQELIDKLQAKVKSYKRLAEEAEEQVNCNVTKYRKMVHELDNAEERADMAETRVNKLRVTVRTRDPGPAKIAE; translated from the exons ATGTCTCGCTTTAGTGAAACTAAAGATTTCGGGGATGCAGCCTCGTTCCTACGTCTCACCAATTTGGAGGCTTTGGCCGCCAGGACCCTGGCTTTTGATG GTACTAAACGAGTCTGGATCCCGAATGAGAAGGAGGCTTATATCGAGGTGGAAGTCAAAGAACTGGATGGTGACAAAGCCACTGTGGAGACCAAAGATGGAAGG ACTTTGGTTGTGAAAGAGGATGACATTCAGCAGACAAACCCTCCGAAGTTTGACATGATTGAGGACATGGCCATGCTGACTAACCTCAATGAAGCCTCTGTGCTTTTCAATCTCACCAGGCGCTACAGTATGTGGATGATCTAT acctACTCTGGGTTGTTCTGTGTGACAATCAACCCATATAAGTATCTCCCCGTCTATTCGTCTGATGTGATCGCTGCCTACAAAGGCAAGAGGCGCAATGAGACCCCGCCCCATATCTACGCCATCGCTGACAACGCCTACAATGATATGTTGCGCA ATTGTGAGAATCAATCCATGCTCATCAC CGGCGAATCCGGTGCTGGCAAAACAGTCAACACGAAACGTGTAATTCAGTATTTTGCCATTGTAGCAGCCCTGGGTGATGCAGCCAAGACAGGA GGTACCTTAGAGGACCAGATCATTGCGGCTAACCCCGCCATGGAGGCTTTTGGTAATGCCAAAACACTGAGGAACGACAACTCCTCCCGTTTT GGCAAGTTCATCAGGATCCACTTCGGTCCTACAGGGAAACTGGCCTCTGCTGATATTGACATAT ATCTTCTGGAGAAGTCCAGAGTAGTCTTTCAGCAGCCTGAAGAGAGGAGCTACCATATCTACTACCAGATTTTGTCTCACAAGAAACCAGAGCTTCAAG ACATTTTGTTGATTTCCACCAATCCCTTCGACTACCACTTCTGCTCCCAGGGTGTGACAAAAGTGGAGAACATGAATGACGAAGAGGAACTGTTGGCCACAGAT CATGCTATGGACAGTCTGGGCTTTACTCCTGAGGAGAAGTATGGCTGCTATAAAATAGTGGGGGCCATCATGCACTTTGGCAACATGAAGTTCAAGACGGTTCAGAGAGAGGAGCAAGCAGAAGCTGACGGCACTGAAA GTGCTGACAAAGCCTCCTACCTGATGGGGATCAGTTCAGCTGACCTCATCAAAGGACTGCTGCACCCTCGGGTCAAAGTGGGGAACGAGTACATCATTAAGGGCCAGACTGTTGAGCAG GTGAACTATTCAGTTGGTGCTCTAGCCAAATCCACCTACGACCGCATGTTCAAGTGGATGGTGGGCCGGATTAACAACAGCCTCTACACGGCACTGCCTCGGCAGTTCTTCATCGGTGTGCTGGACATTGCAGGGTTTGAGATCTTCGCG TTCAACAACTTTGAGCAGCTGTGTATCAACTTCACCAATGAGAAACTGCAACAGTatttcaaccaccacatgttcatcCTGGAGCAGGAGGAGTATAAGAGGGAGGGTATTGACTGGACCTTTATAGACTTTGGCCTGGATCTACAAGCCTGTATCAACCTCATAGAGAAG TCCATGGGCATACTGTCCATCCTGGAGGAAGAATGCATGTTTCCAAAGGCCACTGATGTCAGCTTTAAGACCAAGCTGTATGACAACCACGTGGGCAAGTCTCCCAACTTCCTCAAGCCACGGCTTGACAAGAAACGCAAATATGAGACCCACTTTGAGCTGGTGCACTATGCAGGAGTG GTACCATACAACATCAGTGGATGGCTGGACAAAAATAAAGATCCCTTAAATGAGACAATAGTCACCTGCTTCCAGAAGTCATCTAATAAACTGTTGGCAAGCCTCTTTGAGAACTTCATCAGTAGTGATGCAG CTGCTGATCCAAAGACCGAGGCCAGAGGAAAGAGGAAGAAAGGGGTCTCCTTCCAGACGGTGTCACAGCTTCACAAG GAAAATCTGAACAAACTGATGGCCAACCTACGCAGCACCCAGCCTCACTTTGTGCGATGCATTATCCCCAATGAGTCAAAGACTCCAG GGGGCTTGGAGCCATTCCAGGTCCTCCACCAGTTGCGGTGTAACGGAGTACTGGAGGGAATCCGTATCTGCAGGAAGGGCTTCCCTAACCGGATCCTATATGCAGAGTTCAAACAACG CTATCGTATCCTGAACCCCATGGTGATCCCAGAGGACTCCTTTGTGGACAGCAGGAAGGCTGTGGAGAAGCTGCTGGGCTCCCTGGACATAGACCACACCCAGTacaagtttggaatcaccaag GTGTTTTTCAAGGCAGGGCTGCTGGGCCTGCTGGAGGACATGAGGGATGAAAGGCTATCGGAGATCCTTACCATGCTGCAGGCTATGCTGCGGGGCAAACTCATGAGGATGGAGAGACGCAAGATGATGGACAAGAG agagGCTATAGAGGTGATCCAGTGGAACATCCGTGCTTTTGCAGCGGTGAAGAACTGGCCATGGATGATGCTGTTCTTCAAGCTCCGGCCTCTCCTGAGGAGTGCCACGGCCGAGAAGGAGCTGGCCGCCCTCAAGGAGGAGTTTGCCAAGCTGAAGGAGGCGTTTGGCAAGTCAGAGACCAAGCgcaaggaggtggaggagagacaggtggcCCTGATCCAAGAGAAGAACGACCTGGCCCTGCAGCTGCAGGCA GAGCAGGACAACCTGGCGGATGCAGAAGACCGCTGTGACCTGCTGATCAAGGCCAAGCTGCAGCTGGAGGCCAAGATCAAAGAGCTGATGGAGAGActggaagatgaggaggagatgaaCGCCAGCCTGACTGCCAATAAACGCAAGCTGGAGGATGAGTGTGCAGAGCTGAAGAAGGATATCGACGACCTGGAGATCACCCTGGccaaggtggagaaggagagacatgGCACGGAGAACAAG gtgaagaacctgatggaggaaATTGGTGTTCTGGACAAGTCCATCCTGAGCCTGACCAAGGAGAAGAAGGCTCTGCAGGAGGCCCACCAGCAGGCCCTGACTGACCTGCAGGTCGAGGAGGACAAGGTCAACATGTTGAACAAGGCCAAGATCAAGTTGGAGCAGCAAGTGGACGAT TTGGAAGGTTCCTTGGAGCAGGAGAAGAAGGTGCGTATGGATCTGGAGCGGATCAAGCGTAAGCTGGAGGGGGATCTGAAGCTGTCCATGGAGTCTGTCATGGACCTGGAGAATGACAAGCAGCAGCTGGAGGAGAAACTCAAGAA AAGAGACTTTGAAATGAGTCAGTTCAGTTCGAAGGTAGAAGATGAGCAAGCCCTAGTCATTCAACTCCAAAAGAAAATAAAGGAATTGCAA aCTCGAAtcgaggaagtggaggaggagttGGAGGCGGAGAGGCTGTGGAGGACCAAGGCAGAAAAGCAGCGTGGCGACGTGTCCCGGGAGCTGGAGGAACTGAGCGAGAGGCTGGAGGAGGCAGGCGGGGCCTCGGCTGCCCAGATCGCCATGAACAAGAAGCGCGAGCAGGACTTCCTGAAGATGCGGAGAGACTTGGAGGAGGCGGGGCTTCACCACGAGGCCACAGCGGCCGCCCTGAGGAGGAAGCACGCTGACAGCGTGGCAGAGCTTGGCGGGCAGATTGATATGCTACAGCGTGTCAAACagaagctggagaaggagaaggcGGAGTACAGGATGGAAGCAGAGGACCTGGATTCTAACCTGGAGCGCCTCTCCAAGTCCAAG GCTACCACAGAGAAGATGTGTCATCTGTATGAGGATCAGATGAACGAGGCCCGGGCCAAAGTAGAGGAGCTCCAGAGACAACTGACTGACATCAGCAACCAGAGAGCCTGCGCTGTCACTGAGAGCT ctGAGTACAGTCGTAGGCTGGAGGAGCAGGAGGCTATGGTCAGTCAGCTGCAGCGCACTAAGATCTCCTTCAGCCAGAACACTGAGGAACTGAAAAaacagctggaggaggagaacaag GCTAAGAATGCCCTGGCCCATgccctccagtcctccagacATGACTGTGACCTGCTTAGGGAGCAGTATGAGCAGGAGCAGGAGGCCAAATCTGAGCTGCAGCAGGCCCTAGTCAAGGCCAATGCTGAGGTGGCTCAGTGGAGGACCAAGTATGAGATCGATGCCATCCAGAGGACTGAGGAGCTGGAGGAAACAAA GAAGAAGCTGGCGGTGCGTCTGCAGAACACTGAAGAGGCAGTGGAGACATCTCATGCTAAATGCTCCTCTCTGGAGAAAACCAAGCACCGTCTGCAGACCGAAATCGAAGACCTGATGGTGGACCTGGAGCGCTCCAATGCTGCTGCCCTTGCTCTGGACAAGAGACAACGCAACTTTGACAAG GTGCTGTCAGAGTGGAGGCAGAAGTATGAGGACTGCCAGTCGGAGCTGGAGAGCTCTCAGAAGGAGTCTCGCAGCCTGAGCACTGAACTCTTCAAGTTGAAGAACTCCTACGAGGAGGCCATAGACCACCTGGAGACACTCAAACGGGAAAGCAAGAACCTGCAAG AGGAGATAGCTGACCTAGCTGACCAGATCAGCCAGGGTGGGAAGACCATCCATGAGCTGGAGAGGATGAAGAAGGTTCTGGATGTCGAGAAGAGTGACATCAAGGCTGCTCTGGAGGAAGCTGAG GGCACCCTTGAGCATGAGGAGAGCAAGACCCTACGTGTCCAACTGGAGCTGAACCAGTTCAAGACTGAGGTCGACAGGAAGATAGCCGAAAAGGACGAGGAAATTGACAGCCTCCG CCGGAACCACCAGCGCTCCCTGGAGTCCCTGCAGACAACCCTGGAGACCGAGGCAAGGTCCAGGAACGAGGCAGTACGgctgaagaagaagatggagggagacatgAACGAGATGGAGGTCCAGCTGAACCATGCCAACCGCCATGCTGCCGAGTACCAGAGACTACTGCACCACCTGCAGGGCCAGATTAAG GACCTGCAGTTGGAGCTGGATGGCCGCATCCACCAGAAtgaggagctgaaggagcagtgGGGCCTGACGGAGCGCAGGAACAACCTGCTGGTGGCCGAGGTGCAGGAGCTATGCATCGTGGTGGAGCAGACTGACCGCGGACGCAAGATGGCCGAACATGAACTGCTGGAGGCCACTGAGAGAGTCAACCTGCTGCATGCCCAG AACACAAGCCTGATCAACCATAAGAAAAAGATGGAGTGTGACCTGTCCATGCTGGCTGGAGAGGTGGATGAGGCAGGACAGGAGTGCCGTAATGCAGAGGAAAAAGCCAAGAAGGCCATCACAGAT GCGGCCATGATGGCagaggagctgaagaaggagcaggacaccagctctcacctggagaggatgaagaagaataTGGAGCAGACCATCAAGGACCTGCAGCTCCGGCTGGATGAGGCAGAGCAGATCGCCCTCAAAGGAGGGAAGAAACAGATCCAGAAGCTGGAGATCAGG ATgagggatctggagagtgagctgttGTGTGAGCAGAAGAAGAGTGAAGACTTTCAGAAGGGAGTACGCAAATATGAGAGGAGGGTCAAGGAGCTCTCCTACCAG GCTGAGGAGGACAGGAAGAACCTGCTGAGAATGCAGGAACTCATTGacaagctgcaggctaaagtcaAGAGCTACAAGAGGTTGGCTGAGGAGGCG GAGGAGCAGGTGAACTGTAATGTCACGAAGTACAGGAAGATGGTTCATGAGCTGGACAATGCAGAGGAGAGGGCAGACATGGCAGAGACTCGGGTCAACAAACTGCGTGTGACTGTGCGCACCCGGGACCCAGGGCCAGCCAAG ATTGCAGAATGA